A window of Theropithecus gelada isolate Dixy chromosome 14, Tgel_1.0, whole genome shotgun sequence contains these coding sequences:
- the TBX10 gene encoding T-box transcription factor TBX10 codes for MAGFLSAGFGILAPSETYPLPTTSSGWEPRLRSPFPSGPCTSSTGAQAVAESNGQGPKNPRVSSVTVQLEMKPLWEEFNQLGTEMIVTKAGRRMFPPFQVKILGMDSLADYALLMDFIPLDDKRYRYAFHSSAWLVAGKADPATPGRVHFHPDSPAKGAQWMRQIVSFDKLKLTNNLLDDNGHIILNSMHRYQPRFHVVFVDPRKDSERYAQENFKSFIFTETQFTAVTAYQNHRITQLKIASNPFAKGFRESDLDSWPVAPQPLLSVPAQIHSSLSPCLLKGATGRKKDPNKASASTSRTPARLHHQLLPPPEALLAPATYRPVTYQSLYSGASSHLGIPRTRPAPYPLPNIRADSDQGGLPLPAGLGLLSPTVVCLGPGQDSQ; via the exons GCTTCCTGTCCGCTGGCTTCGGCATACTTGCACCCTCAGAGACCTACCCACTACCCACAACCAGCTCTGGCTGGGAGCCCCGGCTGAGGTCGCCATTCCCATCAGGCCCTTGCACCAGCTCTACTGGGGCCCAAGCTGTGGCCGAGTCCAATGGGCAGGGCCCCAAGAACCCACGTGTGTCCAGTGTGACGGTTCAGTTGGAGATGAAGCCTCTGTGGGAGGAATTCAACCAGCTGGGAACCGAGATGATCGTTACCAAGGCAGGCAG AAGGATGTTTCCCCCCTTCCAGGTGAAGATCCTGGGCATGGACTCCCTGGCTGACTACGCCCTGCTCATGGACTTCATCCCCCTGGACGACAAGAGATACAG GTATGCCTTCCACAGCTCGGCCTGGCTGGTGGCGGGCAAGGCAGACCCAGCCACACCCGGCCGCGTGCACTTCCACCCTGACTCGCCGGCCAAGGGTGCCCAGTGGATGCGCCAGATCGTGTCCTTCGACAAGCTCAAGCTGACCAACAACCTGCTGGATGACAATGGCCAC ATCATTCTCAACTCCATGCACCGCTACCAGCCCCGTTTCCACGTGGTCTTCGTGGACCCACGCAAGGACAGTGAGCGCTACGCCCAGGAGAACTTCAAATCCTTCATCTTCACGGAGACCCAGTTCACAGCCGTGACGGCCTATCAGAACCACAGG ATCACCCAGCTGAAAATCGCCAGCAACCCTTTTGCCAAGGGCTTTAGAGAGAGTGACCTGGACTCCTG GCCTGTGGCCCCACAGCCCCTGCTCAGTGTCCCAGCCCAGATTCACAGCAGCCTCAGTCCCTGTTTGCTGAAGGGCGCCACAGGGAGGAAGAAAG ACCCCAACAAAGCTTCAGCTTCCACCTCCAGGACCCCTGCTCGGCTCCATCATCAGCTGCTGCCCCCACCTGAGGCCCTGCTGGCCCCAGCCACCTACAGGCCTGTCACCTATCAGAGCCTGTACTCTGGAGCCTCAAGCCACCTAGGGATCCCAAGGACCCGACCGGCACCATACCCCCTCCCCAACATCCGGGCTGATAGTGATCAAGGaggcctgcctctcccagctggGCTGGGGCTCCTGTCCCCCACTGTGGTGTGCCTGGGGCCTGGCCAGGACTCCCAGTGA
- the NUDT8 gene encoding nucleoside diphosphate-linked moiety X motif 8, with translation MLPDCLSAEGELRCRRLLAGATARLRARPASAAVLVPLCSVRGVPALLYTLRSSRLTGRHKGDVSFPGGKCDPADQDVVHTALRETQEELGLAVPEEHVWGLLRPVYDPQKATVVPVLAGVGPLDPQSLRPNSEEVDEVFALPLAHLLQTQNQGYTHFCQRGHFRYTLPVFLHGPHRVWGLTAVITEFALQLLAPGTYQPRLAGLSWPGAEGLAHPQQPLVSPCQASSTSGLNKGL, from the exons ATGCTGCCCGACTGCCTGTCGGCCGAGGGCGAGCTGCGCTGCCGCCGGCTGCTGGCGGGGGCCACGGCCCGACTCCGCGCACGGCCCGCGTCGGCCGCGGTGCTCGTGCCGCTCTGCTCAGTGCGCGGGGTCCCGGCTCTGCTGTATACGCTGCGGTCCAGCCGCCTGACCGGGAGGCACAAGGGCGACGTCAG TTTCCCAGGCGGCAAGTGCGACCCGGCTGACCAAGACGTGGTGCACACGGCCCTGCGGGAAACCCAGGAGGAACTGGGCCTGGCAGTGCCCGAGGAGCACGTGTGGGGCCTGCTGCGGCCTGTGTATGATCCG CAAAAGGCCACCGTGGTGCCAGTGCTTGCTGGTGTGGGCCCACTGGATCCCCAGAGCCTCAGGCCCAACTCGGAGGAG GTGGATGAGGTGTTTGCACTCCCACTAGCCCACCTGCTGCAGACGCAGAATCAGGGCTATACCCACTTCTGCCAGCGTGGCCACTTCCGCTACACACTACCTGTCTTCCTGCATGGACCACACCGGGTCTGGGGCCTCACAGCTGTCATCACCGAGTTTGCCTTGCAGCTGCTGGCACCTGGTACCTACCAGCCCCGCCTGGCCGGCCTGAGCTGGCCAGGGGCTGAGGGCCTGGCCCACCCTCAGCAGCCCCTGGTTTCACCCTGCCAGGCCAGCTCCACTTCAGGACTGAATAAAGGCCTTTGA